In Verrucomicrobiota bacterium, the genomic stretch TACCTCAAACTCCAAATCGCCGCTTGAACAAAGTTACTCTCCGGTCACACACCCTGTCGGGCGTGAATGGGAATTCATGCTGGGGGATGGGTAAAAGATATTTGGTGCGGCGCATGGTTAGTTGATTGTTGAAGGTTGATGGTTGAGAGTCATTCAGGCGGGCATGGCATCGGATACGAGTTCAAGGCGGCGGTCGTGGCTGATGGCTTGGGCCAAGGATTCGGCTTTGGCAAAGGAGAACACCCGGTAAACACGGCCCACGGGTTCGGCTTCGGTATCGCCAACATACACGTGCCACACGGGGATTTCTTCACCTTCACGGTCCTGCTCGGGTTCGGGACCATCAAAGAAGACACCGCGCCACGCGGGTGCAGTGCCAGTGGTAGCAGTAGCAGCAGAAGAAGTATTAGAGAGCGACTGTTTGGGATGGCTCTGGAGCCCTGCACTCAGGTTAGGCTTGCCACTTGGGTTTTGGAGTTTGGTTTTCATGGTCTTTTTTTTAGCTGCCGTTTGGTCTGGTCTATCGCCCTGCACCGAAACAGCCCGCGCGCCGGGGCGGCCGGTGGGAGTGATCTTCAGAGGGCACCACCTGCGTTGGCCCCCCGGCGAGTAAGCGGGCCGGAAAGGGCGATAAACCAGACCTTCCCAGCAGCTAAAAGGACCTGAAAACCAACCGGGATCTCCAAAACCCGTCTGGCAAGCCAGCGAAGCAGGGATAGAGGGGGCAGCAAACAGTGATCGGTAAACTGTGATCGGTAATTAAGTCCGGAGGGGAATAGGGGATTTTGCAGAAAAATGGGGGCTGGACATGGCAGCGGGGATAAGTCACCAGTGAACAGTAATCAGTTATCAGTTATCAGAAAAAAGGGAATGGGGACTGGGCAAATGGGGGAATGAAAAAGCCCGCAAACCGTGAAGGTTTGCGGGCGAAATTTTGAGGAAATAAATGGGCTACTGCTCGGCTAGTGGTTTGGTTAGAATGTTTACCGCGACAGAATTTAGGTCGTCCGCAAAGGTATCAATGGTCGCGGGGCGGGGTGGAATTTCTTTCTTATACACCACCTCGGCCATGACAAAGCCGGGATTGAGAAGCCATTCAGGGTGATTTTTACGGACATACCGATTCCAAATCAAAGTGGTGTAACCATCCATGCCAAAGCTGGCGACAAAACGGCACGGGACAGCGTGAGTGTTTTCAAATGCGGGGAGGTTATCCACATTGACCAGGAATGCGACCGTGGAAAAAACGCCTTTTTCGGGTTTCGTTAATGCAGTCACATGTTTTTGAATAAAAGCCTGCCCATTAGGATGGCTTCGAGCCGAATTCACGAAAAACTCGAGGAATCCCCATTTGTCCGGGTCATGAGCAAGGAGGTCGAGCGCCTCTGGTTTCAACTGAATATGCCTGCGGGAACACCGCTTAAAATACCTGAACAACTGATTGAAGATCAATTTTTCGAGTTCGTTTTGGGAGTCACAAATGATTTTGTGAGTCGGATTGTCGGATTCCCGATCCGACAAAGGTGGCCGGGTGGGAAGGACCAGCATGTCCTGGGCGCTGAACTTCGGGAACTCACCCAGGGTGCGCTCGTCATCAGGGTAAAAATGAATGGTGGTGCCAAAATCATAACTTGAAGAAGGCAAAGAAGCGGTGAGTTCTGAAAACGCGATGCCGTCCCGGCCCTGGAAAAATTTAGGCTCATCATCAGGACCGGCATTGGAGTACGTAATACGATAGTAACAGCCTTTTTGAGGCTGTTTCGCAGAGGCAATTGGTGTACGTTTTGGCTTCATTCGGAGGCAGTTTAAAAGATCATGGAAAAGAGCGCCACAAAAAAAGCTGCCCGCCGAAAAACATGAGTTTCGGCGGCAAAATAAGTTTTCAAACAAAATAATATTCTGAAATAAAAAATAATTTTCGGCATAAAATAAATTTTGTTTATAAATTGTAACTGGTTGTTACATTCGTGAAAATAGTTATTTACAAACTTGTTTCTTTTGGGTTAAATCTCATGAAGCAACAAAAGCTCACCGAAAAATTCGGGTGAGTTGTTGTGTTGCAAAACGAAGAAGATACATATGAGTGTGTGTTTATCATATAGTCTTTGTAACCTGTGTAGGCCGGGCGTGCAATCCCGCCACCCACAGATCAGTTCTAAACTCCGGTTGCCGCGCTTGCGGCCGAGCCGGGCCTTCGCTGCCAAGAGGAAGGGCAGCAAGGCCTTACCTTTAGCTATCCTCCAACTTATATAATAGCGTCATGACAAGCAAACAAGCCAGTCACTTTAAGTCCGTCGGTTCAAAAAAAACACCCCAATGCATTGCCGGGAAATCGGCAATTGGGCAGCACTGGGTGTGGATAATGACGTGTACCGGCCAGGGGACCGCCAGGTCTCCGTCTGGATAACGCTCATTCGGGTATAGTAGCGAGGGGATTGCGTAGATAGCGCAGGGAAATGGTTTCGGCGGTGCCACGGCACCGCGCGGGTGGGCTGTTGCGTTCGCGATACGCAGTCAGGGGCGAGCTATGCACCGGTAAGGCCATAGATACCGGCGCAACTGGGATGTAGTGACTGGCCTGTTTGGACCAACCAAGAGCCAAATGGGCGGGAGCTTCCATCATGACGGGGATACCAATCCCGTGGAAGTACCGGATGTGAAATCCGGAAGTCAGGCTATTACCGTATCGGTCTCCGAAGACATAGTCCTTGCTCAACTTTTCCTGGAAAACCTCCACAAGTACATGCAAGCAGCACCGTTACTGGCCTTCAATGAAACGCGTAAGCACTTGAATAACAATGGAAAAGCGCATTTGATCGGCAAACTTAAAACCATCACTGATAAATACACAAAAAATATGAACCACCAACCCAACCCGGCTAATAACGCCACGAAAAATGAAGTTAGATTTTTATACCGAAACATGGGAAGCCATTATGATGTCATTTTCAACGAGGGCCCACGGTTTACGATTACCAACATCATCGGAGCCAGATATATTGACTACCTGCTCCACCACCCGAACGAAATCATAGAGGCGCTTGAACTGGAACATCAATTCAGCGCAGACAAAGAGCAAACCCGGACCAAAGACAGCATTCAAACCGCTATGGATAAAACCGCCATCAATGATACCAAGAACGAAATAAAAATCCACGAGGCCGAATTAGCCGTGGCCAAGGAGGGAGAAAACATGGCAAAGGTACGCCGGCTGAAAGGAGAAATTGAGGCCCTGAAAAAGGCGCTTAAGAGTAAAGCCGGGATCAGCGGCGACAGCGGGGAACGTGCCCGCAACAATGTGAGCAAAGCAATTAACCGTGTGCTAAAGCAACTCCGGAAGGGAAACCCATACCAAAAAGTATTTGCTCAACACTTGGGACAGTACATCAGCCTGGGGTATGAAATCAGGTACAGCCAGGGACCAAACGACGTTTGGGAATAATTTTTAAATTTGGGACGCCATAAGTCCCAATTGGGACGCCTCAGTTCCCGCCACTCATGCGAAGGCGTGAGTGGCGGTTCTTTTTTTTGGAGCCACGCAGCGCTCAACGAAAACTGAAAAAACAGGAACTATTATGACTACGAATGAACTGATCGTAAAGCTGCTGGAAGCGACCCCGGATGAACAGGCGGCCATTGCCGTTTACCTGACGCGGGAATCAAACGTTGAAAAGCCGGAGAAATCAGCCCTGGTGGGCGCCGTCATGGACCAGGCGAAGAAAGCCTTGGGGGTTCCGGCACCGACCGTGTGGCGGATGATCCAGGACGGGCGGTTGAAACAGGTGGAAATTCTGCCGGGGTCGTACCTGGTGGTACGGGAGGTGCCCGTGACAACCAGAACGTCTGCGGAGGGGAAATAGCATGGGCACGCCCAACTTATCGGATGAGGAATACCTGACCAAAAAGGAGTTGAGCTATCGGCTCAAGATCGGGGAACGCACCCTCGACCGGTGGATGCGCGAGGGCCAGGTGAAGCGGCATAAGTTCAACTCGAAGCTGATCCGTTTCCGCTGGAGCGAGGTCGTGAAGCATCTGGAAAGCATGGAGGCGAAAAGTCAGAGGCCGCGCGCGGCAGGCAACCCATCACACTAAACCCAAGAAATACGAATACGATTATGAACAATGAAACTACACGCTTGGCGATTGATCCGGGAATGTCGGGCGGCATTGCCGTCCGCCAAATGGGAAAGGTGATCCAATACCCGATGCCGCCAACGCAGGGGGATTTGCTGGAGATCCTGCGCGAAATCAAAACGGCCGCCGACCGGGAGGGCATTGAGATGGTTTGCCTGCTGGAGGAGGTCAGCGGGTATGCCGGTAAAGCGCAGCCCGGATCGGCCATGTTCCGGTTCGGGGAGAATTACGGATTCCTCAAGGGGGTCATCCAGACCCTCAACATCAAGCTGGTGCTGGTGCGCCCGCAGGCGTGGCAAAAGGCGTTCAGCCTGGGGACCGCCTCCGCCTGCGCCAGCAAGACGGAATGGAAAAACAAGCTGAAGGCGGAAGCGCAACGGCGCTTTCCGCATCTGGGGGTGACGATGAAAACGGCGGATGCGCTGCTGATGCTGGAGTATGCGGAGAGGGAGCTGCCGTCAGTGAACAGTCAACAGTAATCAGGAAACAGTGATCAGTGAACAGTAATCGCGATAGCCAAAGGCAAATGACAGAGAGCTGAGAATTGAAAAGAATTTCCGCCAGTCCGCATGGGCTGGCGGGGAAAACAACAAAGAACAAATACAACAACAGAAAGGTTAGAATCATGAAGATTGCGTTTAACAGTGGGAACTTTGAAGCCTGCCCGGAATTCACCGGCAAGGCCGTGTGTGTGGATGCGACACCGCTGCGCAAGCAGCAGAGTCAATTCGGCGAGCGGGATGTGTTCAAGCTCGTGTTTGAGGTGGATGCGGAACGGGATGATGGCAGCCGGTTCTGCGTGTGGTCGCGTTACTTCACGCCCTCGCTGAATGAGAAGGCGAATTTGCGCAAGTTTGTGCGGGGCTGGTTCGGGCGGGACTTGACGAAAGCGGAATTGGAGGATTTCGACACGGAATCCCTGATCGGCAAACCCGCGCAACTGGTGGTGGTGCATGAGCACAAGGATGGCGAGACCTACGCCAACATCGTGGCCTGCACGCCGGATAAAAGCGGCGCGCCGCTGCAACCCACGGGGAAATTTGTGCGGGCCAAGGATCGGCAGGCAGGGCCTGCTGCCAATGGCGCTGGCGCGCACGGCCAGAACGACACCTCACCCCGGCCCTCTCCCCAGAGCGGAGAGGGAGTGGGCGGCGGATACCGCCGGGCGGAGCAGCCGGTGAGCAATGGTGAGACGGATCACGCGGCGGTGAAGATCCATGTGGGCAAGTGCAAGGGGTTGGAACTGCGGGACCTCGCACCGGACCAGGTCAAGGCGTTGATCGGGCATTGGCTGCCGACGGCGAAGGCGAATGCCAAGCCGACGGCGGATGATCGGCGGCTGATGGCCGCGCTGGAGTGGTGGGACTTGTCCCAAAACGAGGACAATATGCCGTTTTGAGCAAAGGCTGATGGACCTTAACAAAAACACTGACGCGAATGGACAAAATCCAAAGACCCCTCACCCGGCGCTGCGCGCCACCCTCTCCCCGCTCGCGGGGCGAGGGAGGGTTTCTTTGGAATCAGTACCCAGGGCGGCACTCGTGCCTCGTTTGCCCTGGGCTGGTATGCGCTTGCCCCTTTGGGGCGGCAATTTGAGCCTTCTTACGTCGGCTGCTACAAAACAAGAAAGGATGCATTATGATTTTAATTGAACGACAGGCGCCGAGTCATTGGTATTTGCGGGACGGGCGACCGTTCCACGAGATCGGGAAAAAGGACGGCTCGGGCAACCGGGCGGTCAACGTGGCCGATGCGCGCAAGGTGCTGGCGCTGCCCAGCGTGACGAATGTGCTGGGGGTACTCGCCAAGCCGGGGCTGGAAGCGTGGAAGATTGAACAGGGCATCCTGGCGGCGCTCACCCTGCCGCGCCGACCAGATGAATCGCTGGATGCGTTCGCGCATCGGGTGGTGATTGATATGGGCGAGCAGGTGGAAAAGGCGTCAAATTTTGGCACCGCCATCCACAACGCCTGCGAGGTGTACGCGGTGAACAAGGAAACCACCACGGATGAAAAGCTGCTGCCGTTCCTCACCGCGTGGCGCAAGTGGTTTGATGAAAACGTGGAGCGGATTGATTGCGTGGAACAGGTGTTTGTGAACCTGGAACACGGATACGCCGGACGGGTGGATATGCTGGCGAAGCTCAAAAATATCGGCTGGGCGGTGGTGGATTTCAAGACGCAAAAGATCAAGCGGAACGCCAAGGGCGAACCCAAGCCGATGTTTTATGAAGTCTGGCCGCTGCAGTTGGCGGCCTACCAAAAGGCGGTGGCCGCTTCCACGGCCAAGAACATCACGGCCCTGGTCAGCGTGGTCATCGACAGTATCGAGCCAGGCCCGGTGCATGTGCGGGTGTGGGATACGATGGAACTGAAAACCAGAAGTCTCATCCGGCAAGGCGGGGTGGTGGACTTCTACTTCCGGCAGTTTCTGGTGGCGGCGGAATCGTGGAAATACATAAAGGATTATGATCCCAATGGGGAAATTCAAAACCTGAGTACCGAAAAGGAAATTCCACAGTGCGAAAGACCGGCGCTGAATTGAGACCGGGGAATTTTTGCCCGCGAATCACGCGAATGGGGAAAAGACACCAATGACATTAATGACATCAAGGATCGTAGGACGTACACGGACAAGGATGAACAAAGGGAAAATGGGCGGTTCCGTGGATCGTGGCGCTCATTTTCCCCCAGCCGCCCTCTGGGAGAATACAAGGGTGCCTTGCCCTGCGCCTTTACCAGCCCTCACGGTTTACCGGCAGGCGTCCCCACATACACCAAAAAAAACGCCTGACACATGAGCAGACGGGATACCACCACGCATCCCGCATGTCTGTGTTCGAGGTGATGGTAAAAAAATGAATGGAAATGTCAAATGGAAGAGATGGGAAAAAAGAAAAAGGCGGGGCCGTGGATATCGGCGCGTGAATCCCCGACCGCCTGTTCGGGGAAAAGGAGGGGCTTATGCCCCGCGCCTTTACCAGCTCTCACGGCTTACCGGCAGGCGATGCCCTACGTTAAAACACCGCCTGACACAGGAGCAGACGGGAAACGGTGATTAACCCGCATGTCTGTGTTCGCGAGCAATGGTAGAAAATCGAATGGAAATGTCAAATGATGAAAAGTTTGTGGAGTAATTATGAAGCGACGGCGGAGACGGCGCTGTGCCCGGAAAACCGGTTTATGGCGGCGGCTCTGAGTGGACGGAATTGCCTGTTGACCGGCATGGCCGGCACCGGCAAGACCACGCTAATCAAATCGTTCATCGCCTCGGCACCGCAACGGGTGAGCATCACGGCCCCCACGGGGGTGGCGGCGTTGAATGCCGGGGGCATGACGCTGCATCGGTTCTGCGGCATGATGCTCGGCCCGCAAGCGGGCCAGAGCAATGAGGCCTATTTCGAGGTACTGCGCCGGGACAACCGGCGCAGCATCCTGGCGGGGTTCAACCGGGTGCGCCACTGCGAGACGCTCATCGTTGACGAAATTTCCATGCTGCCGGGTCGGCAATTCGACTTCGTCGAATTCCTGTTCCGCCGCCTGCGCGGGAATGATGCGCCGTTTGGCGGCGTGCAGGTGATCGCCGTGGGGGATTTTCTGCAACTGCCGCCGGTGCGCACGGATGAACGCGCGGCGTATGATTGGGCGTTCCTGACGCCTGCCTGGCAGGCGGCGGGGTTCAAGACCATCCTGCTGGAAACGGTGCGGCGGCAGGAGGAAGCAGCGTTTGTGTCTGCACTGGGGAAGTTCCGCCAGGGAAAGGTGTGGGGCGACACGGCCAAGTTGCTGCAAGCGCGGGTGCGCCACTTCCCGCCGTCGAATCTGACCCGGCTCTACACCCATAACGTGCAGGTGGATAAATGGAATGAATTTCAGCTTGGGGAGCTGCCTGGCGACATGGTGGTGCTGGTGGCGGAACAAACGGGGCCGGAACTGCAACGGACGTTCCTGATGAAAAATCTGCTGACGCCTGAAACGCTGCGGTTGAAACCGGGGGCCATGGTGATGTTCACGATCAACCGGAATGAGCCGGGCCGCATGACGCCCCTGTTTGTGAACGGACAGGTCGGCATGGTGATTGAATGCGGATTGCGGAATGCGGATTGCGGAAGTGTCAAAGTCCAATTGGCGAATGGGGAAATCCTCTCGGTCGAGCCGTTCACGTGGCGGTATGATGCGAATGATCCGGAATCGGCCACGTTCAAGCAATACCCGCTGCGGCTGGCGTGGGCGATGACCATCCATAAATCCCAGGGGCTGACGCTGGATGCGGCGTATTTGGACATCCGGGCGGCGCGGGAACCGGGGCAAGCCTACGTGGCGGTGTCCAGGGTGCGCAGTCTGGCGGGATTGAATTTTAAAGAATGGTTCAAGGGCGTGCATGTATCGCCCCAGGCCATTGAGTTCTACGAAAACACAAAAAACTGAAAGGAGAATTGAATATGAATGAACGAGCAAAAAAAACAGGTGTCGCCATGAGAAAGTATGACGTGAAATTTTATCAAATGGAATGGAGCGTGTTTGGGCAAGTAACGCTGATACGAGTTGGGGTAGGTGAGGATGGGATTATCTGGGTGGAACCCGACGGCCTGGGGGCGCGGCCGGAAGACATTGCTCCGAGGAAATTCAACGGGCCGGCGGCCCTGATTAATATCCAAGAGAACAGGATTTACATCAACGCCCGCGCCCTGGTGGAGTTGCAGGCCGTGCCGGAGAATCGCGAAGCCATGCGCGTCTGCATGAGCCGACTGGAAAAGCTTTTGAAAGAAAAACAACTGCTACCTAACCATGTCAACGTACAAAACAATTGAGGCGCTGCTGGGCGCGGATGCGTTCCTAGTGCCGTGTGAGTGGGGGACGAAAAAGCCGCTCGTGACGTATGTCGAGCGGCCTTTTGAGGGGACCAAGTCCGCCGCCTATCGCACTCTGTTCGACAACCCGGAAACGAATATCGCCGTTTACCTGGGCGCGGCCTCGGGCGGACTCTGCGCGATTGACTTTGACCGGGATGAAGACCTGGCGGCGTTCATGGCCGTGAACCCGAAAATGGAGTACACCACGCAATCGCGCGGGAGCCGGGGCGGGATGGTTTGGATCCGCATAAAGAAAAGGATGAAGGATGAAGGCAAAATGATGAATGCCGACACCTCACCCCAGCCCTCTCCCCAGAGCGGAGAGGGAGGGGATTACCCGGAGAGTTGCACGACGGCGCATTTTGAGTGGCGGGCGGACAAGCGGCTTTCGACGATTTATGGGCGGCATCCCAAAGGGATGGATTATCAACTGGTAGTGGACCAGCCGCCGCTGGCCATCGAGTTCAAGGAACTCGTTTGGCCGGACGGGTGGGAGCTACCGTGGGAACATGCGGAAGAGAAACGGCTGAAGGAATTGTACGGGGAGCCATTCTACACCACCGACAAAGGGGCCGTCACCGGCATCAATGAGGCGTATTGGGCGGGCCTGCACGCGGCGGAAAATGAGCTGCTGTTCGAGCCGGATGAAGAGTGCTTTTACGGGTATGCCCCGGCGACCGGTCTTTACCAGGTGGAATCGCAGGATTTGATCCGCAATAAGATTTCGTGCCGGATGCTGGAAGCCTCACGACAGGCGAACGTGTTCGACCTGGAGAAACGACGCACCGCGAAAACGCTCAACAGCGTGATTATGCACTTGCGCGGGATCGCCGAACGCCGCAAGGCGTTCGCGGAACCGCGCAAGGCCATCCACCTGGCCAACGGGGTGGTGGTCTTCAACGGCAGCGAAGCGGAGTTGCGGCCGTTCGCGCCGGAGTTCCGCTCGCGGAACCGCTCGCCAATCGCGTTCGACCCGGACGCGAAGTGCGAGCGGTTCCTGAATGAGCTGCTTGAGCCGGCGGTGCATCCGGAGGATGCGGAGCTGCTGCAGAAATTTGCGGGGATGCTGCTGCTCGGGAACAACCGCGCCCAGCGGTTGTTGATCCTGGATGGCGAGGCCGGGCGCGGCAAAACCCAGTTCGCCAATGTGATGCAGGGGTTGGTGGGCATGGCGAACGCGACCCAGCTCCGCACCAAACACCTGGCAGAACGGTTTGAACTGTATCGGTATATCAAGAAAACGCTGCTGGTGGGAGTGGATGTGGATGCCGATTTCCTGAGCACCAAGGGGGCCGCGGTGCTCAAAGGGCTGGTCGGCGGTGACTGGTTCGACGCCGAACAGAAGGGCGGCACCGGCAGTTACCAAATGCAGGGGGTGTTCAATTGCCTGATCACGTCGAACTCGCGGCTGCGCGTGCGGCTGCAAGGGGACGTGGGGGCATGGCGCCGACGGCTCTGCATCGTGCGCTATGAAGCGCCGCCACCAACCAAAAAGATCAATGACTTTGGGGCGTACCTGATCCGCACCGAAGGGAGCGGCATCCTGAATTGGGCGCTGCTCGGCGCGCAAAAGGTGCTGACCGAAATCCCCGACGATGGCGGGGATTTCCAGATGACGCCCCGCCAGCGGGACGTGGTGAACTCCCTGCTGGCCGAAAGCGAGAGCTTGCGGCATTTCCTCCAGGACCGCGTCACGGCGGACACGTACGGGGATATGACGGTGACGGAGCTGATTGAGGCGTACGCGGCCTACTGCCCGGAACGGCGGTGGGAACCGCTGCCGGTGACCGAGGTGCAGAATAAACTCGAGGGGCTGATGTTGGAGCTATTCGGGGTGATGAAATGCCACAGCATCGAGCGGAATGGCAAAAACCAGCGCGGCTTCAGCCGCGTGAAATTCAAGGAGGACGGCGCGGCATGAGCCTGATCCTGGCCAAGCTGAAAAAGGTGGTCACGTTGGAAGGCGGCTTGCAGCGCGCCCAGTGCCCGGCCTGTGCCGAAGCCGGACAGGATAAAACCGGGAACCACCTGCGGATTTATCCGGATGGGAAATTCGGATGCTGCGTGTACCCCGGCGACCGGGAACACCGCAAACGGATTTATGCCCTGACCGGCGACCGCAAGCCGCTCGGCATCCGGGTGAAAGTAGCGGCTCGAAAAGACGGCGCAGTGCAAACCGGCATCCTGGGGCGAATTAACCAGGCACTTGCCAGTTTGGCAGTCAGGGACGCTAGGGACGGGGTAACGAATATCCAAAACGAGGAATGCAAAATGAAGCATGGCAGCAAAACGGGCACTGGGGATCTTTTTGACAAATCAGGGACGCTAGGGACGCCTTTCTCTTATCCTTGCGTGTATATAGAAAAAAATCCTAAACACATATACACGTATAAGGATTTTTGCAAAGGCGTCCCTAGCGTCCCTGGCGGGAATGTGGAAATGGATTCGCAAAGGGGCGTCCCTAGCGTCCCTGAGGCAAAAGCAGGGAGGCTGCCTTACCTGACGCCGGATGGAACTTTGGTGATCCCGTTTGATTGTCCGGAGCGGTATCACTGGTGGAAAAGCGGGCAAAGTGTGGTTGAAACCATCGCCGAATTACTGGCGACTGGGAAATACAACGAAATCGACAGAGTAAAACTAAAGGAAAATTATGGGTATGGAATTTGAACAATTGCCGAAGGAAAGCGCTAAAGCGTTTGCGGCGTTCAGTTTGTATCTGAACATGGGGGCGCAACGGTCCACGCAAGCGGTGGCCAAACAATTAGCGAAGAGTGAGCAACTTATCCGGCGATGGTCGGCCAGGTATGGTTGGACGGCGAGGGTGCAGGCGCATGGGGCGCATTTGGCGATGGTGGAGCGGCAGGCCACGGAGGTCGCCGCGCGAAGCAAGGCGGCGGAGTGGCTGGCGCGGCAGGTGGAGCATCGGGAGGAGGAATGGCGGATCCGGAATGAGTTGGTGGAGGCGGGGCGCGAAGCGCTGCGCCGTTGGAAGGAGAACCCGCAGCGATGCGGGTCGCTGGAAGGGATCGCCCGGATGTTGGAACTGGCCAGCAAGCTGGGGCGGCTGGCCAGCGGGATGCCGACAGACCATACGGAGGTGACGGGCGAGATTACCGTGACGGTGGATGTGGAATGGGAAATGGCGCTGAAAAAAGTGTACGGCAAGGAGCCGCCTGCCAAGATCATTGACGTGGATGCCGCCAGTAAACAGTAAACAGTGAGCAGTAAAGGAGGAAAAACGATGAAAATGGATGAACGGGAAGAGTTTTTGGAGAGGGCCCTGCTGGCGGGGTGTACCGAGGAGCAGATGCGGAATTTCGTGGCGGCCAAGGTGTACTTGCAACCCCGGCAGTTGGCGGCGAGCGCGGCGGCCCGGGCGTGCGACCGGGCCAACGGGCCGACGGCGGTCGGCTATGGCGGCGCCCGTGGCGGCGGCAAGTCGCACTGGCTGCTGGCCCAGATGGGGGTGGACGACTGCCAGCGGGTGCCGGGGTTGAAATGTCTGCTGCTCCGCAAGGTTGGCAAGGCCAACGTGGAGCATTTCGAGGATCTGCGGCAGCGGATTTATTCCAAGCTCAAGCATGATTTCTCGGCGCACCGGGGCTTGCTGACCTTTGCGAATGGGTCCCGCATCATTGCGGGACACTTCCAGGCGGAGAAGGACATTGATGCGTACCTGGGGCTGGAATACGACGTGATCGGCATCGAGGAGGCGACCACGCTATCGCACCGGAAGCATCAGGACATCACAACCTGCTGCCGGTCGTCCAAGGTGCTGATTGACGGGAGCCACTGGCATCCCCGGATTTATTCCACCTCCAATCCCGGCGGGATTGGACATGGTTGGTATCGCAAAAAATTCATCGAGCCGTACCTGGCCGGAAGGGAGACGGATACGCGGTACGTGCCGGCCAAGGTGGATGACAACCAGTACAACAACCCGGAATATCGGAAGATATTGGAAGGGTTGTCTGGCTGGCAGAAAAAGGCCTGGCTGGATGGGGATTGGGATATTGCCGCTGGGCAGTTCTTCACCACCTTTCGCCGCGAGGCGCACGTCATCGAGGACTTCGATGATCGGCGCGCGGTGGAATGGTTTGCGGCGCTGGATTATGGGTTCACGCATTACACGGTCTGCCTGCTGGGATGCCGCGACGCGGACGGGAATGTGTTCATCGTAGATGAACATGCGGAGCGGCTTTGGCTGCCGCAGCGGCACGCGGCGGCGATCAAGGCGATGCTGGCACGCCACGGCGTGACCGTGGAGCGGTTGCGCCGGTTCGTGGCGGGGGCGGATGTGTTCAGCCGCCAGAGCGACGGCACGACCGTCGCAGCGCAGTATGCCCGCCAGGGCATCACGCTGCGCGTGGCGAACACGGACCGCGTCAATGGCTGGGCGGAAGTACTGCACCGACTGGGCGACATCGAGGCGGGGATCGCGCCGACGCTGTTTATTCATCGTCGGTGCGCCCGACTGGTGGAGACCATCCCGGCGCTACAGCATGATCCGAATCGCCCAGAGGATGTGCTGAAAGTGGATGCGGATGAGGATGGGAATGGCGGTGATGACGCCGCCGATGCGTTGCGGTATGCGGTGGCCAGCAAGTCGCGGGAGATCTGCGTCAGGAAATTGACAGGAGCCTAGAAATTGCGGAGTGCGGATTGCGGAATGGAGAATTTAATCGAACGCAGTGAGCTGACTTATTTTGACGCCACTTCGCCCCCGCCTAATTTCTCTAAACCAGCGCAGTGAGGGTTTGGCATGAGGGTGCTTGACCGCCTGGCGCGAGCACTGCGCCCGCCGCGGGGGGGTGTCTTCGGCGGGCTTAGCAGTGAGCGTGACAGGCGGGCACCGCAGTTGGGCACAAGGCGCAGTTATGTATCAATGTACCGGGCCGCCGGATGGTTTGGTGGGCGTGGCGGGAGGCGGCGGGGACCCAGCAACCGGGGGTCCTGCGCAGCGGGTGCCGG encodes the following:
- a CDS encoding PD-(D/E)XK nuclease family protein — protein: MILIERQAPSHWYLRDGRPFHEIGKKDGSGNRAVNVADARKVLALPSVTNVLGVLAKPGLEAWKIEQGILAALTLPRRPDESLDAFAHRVVIDMGEQVEKASNFGTAIHNACEVYAVNKETTTDEKLLPFLTAWRKWFDENVERIDCVEQVFVNLEHGYAGRVDMLAKLKNIGWAVVDFKTQKIKRNAKGEPKPMFYEVWPLQLAAYQKAVAASTAKNITALVSVVIDSIEPGPVHVRVWDTMELKTRSLIRQGGVVDFYFRQFLVAAESWKYIKDYDPNGEIQNLSTEKEIPQCERPALN
- a CDS encoding AAA family ATPase; translation: MMKSLWSNYEATAETALCPENRFMAAALSGRNCLLTGMAGTGKTTLIKSFIASAPQRVSITAPTGVAALNAGGMTLHRFCGMMLGPQAGQSNEAYFEVLRRDNRRSILAGFNRVRHCETLIVDEISMLPGRQFDFVEFLFRRLRGNDAPFGGVQVIAVGDFLQLPPVRTDERAAYDWAFLTPAWQAAGFKTILLETVRRQEEAAFVSALGKFRQGKVWGDTAKLLQARVRHFPPSNLTRLYTHNVQVDKWNEFQLGELPGDMVVLVAEQTGPELQRTFLMKNLLTPETLRLKPGAMVMFTINRNEPGRMTPLFVNGQVGMVIECGLRNADCGSVKVQLANGEILSVEPFTWRYDANDPESATFKQYPLRLAWAMTIHKSQGLTLDAAYLDIRAAREPGQAYVAVSRVRSLAGLNFKEWFKGVHVSPQAIEFYENTKN
- a CDS encoding DUF5906 domain-containing protein: MSTYKTIEALLGADAFLVPCEWGTKKPLVTYVERPFEGTKSAAYRTLFDNPETNIAVYLGAASGGLCAIDFDRDEDLAAFMAVNPKMEYTTQSRGSRGGMVWIRIKKRMKDEGKMMNADTSPQPSPQSGEGGDYPESCTTAHFEWRADKRLSTIYGRHPKGMDYQLVVDQPPLAIEFKELVWPDGWELPWEHAEEKRLKELYGEPFYTTDKGAVTGINEAYWAGLHAAENELLFEPDEECFYGYAPATGLYQVESQDLIRNKISCRMLEASRQANVFDLEKRRTAKTLNSVIMHLRGIAERRKAFAEPRKAIHLANGVVVFNGSEAELRPFAPEFRSRNRSPIAFDPDAKCERFLNELLEPAVHPEDAELLQKFAGMLLLGNNRAQRLLILDGEAGRGKTQFANVMQGLVGMANATQLRTKHLAERFELYRYIKKTLLVGVDVDADFLSTKGAAVLKGLVGGDWFDAEQKGGTGSYQMQGVFNCLITSNSRLRVRLQGDVGAWRRRLCIVRYEAPPPTKKINDFGAYLIRTEGSGILNWALLGAQKVLTEIPDDGGDFQMTPRQRDVVNSLLAESESLRHFLQDRVTADTYGDMTVTELIEAYAAYCPERRWEPLPVTEVQNKLEGLMLELFGVMKCHSIERNGKNQRGFSRVKFKEDGAA